ATTTACCGACCCAAAAAATTAAAAGGTATAGAGCCTGAAAGTTTTGCTGAAAATCTGCAATGGAATATCAGTGGGAATCAATTAAATGTAAAAAATCCATCTCCATTTTATATGAACTTTGGAGAGATTAAGCTCAATGGTAGCGCGATCAAATCAGCATCATACGTTGCACCAAACTCTAGCGCAAACTTTACGCTTCCTGGTCCGATGAAAAATGGCGCTATATCGTTTAAATTAATAAATGATTATGGCGGCCTGAGTAAAGAATTTAATTCCAAAATATAATAATGGACTATCTAATGAACTGCTTGCAAGGATCTAGCCCTCGAATGAAGAGGTTGGCATTGTTGGTTGCCTTAGTATCATTAGGTTATCCATTTAATGCTTTGCCTCGCGACCACTTCAATTCTGCGCTATTAGAAAATAATAGACCAGAGATCAAAGGGGTTGATTTGTCATCATTTGAAAATGGAATGCAACGCGCAGGGAAGTATCGCGTTGATATCATTTTGAATAATGATTTCTTTGCCTCAAAAGATATTAATTTTTCCAATGGCGAAGATGGGGAACTAACGCCTTGCCTGAGCATGGACTTTCTAAAAAATTTAGGTGTCCTTGTCGCAAATTTTCCAGAACTAAAAGAAACTGATGGTTGTGTAAATTTTAAGGTCATATCTCAAGCTTCAGCTAACTATGATTTATCAAGCCAGGAATTACAGTTGAGTATTCCTCAGGCTGCATTGTCTCAAAAGGTTCGCGGATTTGTAGACCCCTCATTATGGGATGAAGGTATTCCTGCCTTTTTATTGAATTACAGTATTTCTGGCGATGAGACGAAAAATGATGCCGGTGGCACAACGAACAGTCAGTATGCACGCATTCTGCCTGGAATAAATATCGGCCCATGGCGTTTCAGAAATTACAGTTCTATAAATCATGATGATGTCAATGGGACTCAGGTTGATAGCGTTTATACCTATGTTCAGCGTGATATAAAGTTTCTTAGTAGCCAATTGACGATGGGTGATAGCAACACCCCATCCGATATATTTGATAGTGTCGCATTTCGCGGGACGCAATTGGCAACAGATGAAGATATGAAACCTGATTCCTTGCGTGGATATGCCCCCGTTGTGCGTGGCATCGCCAAAAGTAATGCTCAGGTTATGATCAAGCAAAATGGATACATTATTTATCAAAGTTATGTTCCTGCGGGATCATTTGAAATTAACGATCTCTATCCGACAGGACAGGGGGGCGATCTGACTGTGACAGTGAAAGAGCAGGACGGGAGCACACAGGAATTTGTTGTTCCTTATGCATCTTTGCCCCTGTTGCAACGTGAAAAAAGCTTGAAATACAGTGTTACCGCTGGACAATACCGTCCATCTAATTCTGATGTAGAAAAAACACCGTTCGTGCAAGGGACTGCAATTTATGGTTTGCCGTGGGGAATAACTATATACGGTGGTGTGCAGAATGCGAAATATTATAATTCTCTTGCAATCGGCCTTGGGCGTAATTTAGGAATCATTGGTGCTATTTCAGTAGATGTTATTGCTGCAAAATCAGAACTAAATGACTCACGTAGTGAATCCGGACGCTCATTCCGTGTGCGTTACAGTAAGGATTTTGTCGATACAGGCACCAACTTTGCCATTGCCGGTTACCGCTACTCGACGGAAGGTTTTTATAATTTGCAAGAAGTGCTTGAATCATATGGCAATGAAGATGCAATGCCGAATCGCCGCCGTGACCGAGCTGAAATCAGCTTAACACAATCCTTGGGAGAGAATCTCGGCAGTATAACAGGCAACGCGGTACAAGAAAAATACTGGAATAATGATGAAAAACTTAAATCATATTCATTCAGTTATAATAATTCATTCTCAGGCGTTACTTATTCTATAGTCTATAGTTTAAACAAAAATACTACAGCCAATAACGGCGACGGAACGACGTATAACGAAAACTCATTGATGCTCAATGTTAATATCCCGTTGTCAAGATTTTTGCCTGATACATGGGCAAGTTATAACTTAAATAACAGCGAGCATGGTGGCGCGACACAGACTATAGGTCTTAGCGGTTCTGC
The sequence above is drawn from the Citrobacter amalonaticus genome and encodes:
- a CDS encoding fimbria/pilus outer membrane usher protein codes for the protein MKRLALLVALVSLGYPFNALPRDHFNSALLENNRPEIKGVDLSSFENGMQRAGKYRVDIILNNDFFASKDINFSNGEDGELTPCLSMDFLKNLGVLVANFPELKETDGCVNFKVISQASANYDLSSQELQLSIPQAALSQKVRGFVDPSLWDEGIPAFLLNYSISGDETKNDAGGTTNSQYARILPGINIGPWRFRNYSSINHDDVNGTQVDSVYTYVQRDIKFLSSQLTMGDSNTPSDIFDSVAFRGTQLATDEDMKPDSLRGYAPVVRGIAKSNAQVMIKQNGYIIYQSYVPAGSFEINDLYPTGQGGDLTVTVKEQDGSTQEFVVPYASLPLLQREKSLKYSVTAGQYRPSNSDVEKTPFVQGTAIYGLPWGITIYGGVQNAKYYNSLAIGLGRNLGIIGAISVDVIAAKSELNDSRSESGRSFRVRYSKDFVDTGTNFAIAGYRYSTEGFYNLQEVLESYGNEDAMPNRRRDRAEISLTQSLGENLGSITGNAVQEKYWNNDEKLKSYSFSYNNSFSGVTYSIVYSLNKNTTANNGDGTTYNENSLMLNVNIPLSRFLPDTWASYNLNNSEHGGATQTIGLSGSALEENNLTWNMQQTKDRESYSGSFMADYRGALAETNLGYNYSPDSQQINYGISGGVVIHSGGVTLSQPLGETIAIVEAKGAKGAGIYNQAGSGIDRFGYAVMNSLSPYRKNDISLDPGTFSDNVEVEDNGVTVTPTKGAVVKARFNSHYGYKALVTLKNGSGYVPFGAMVNLVGGDNSDEQSFIVGDLGQVYISGLKSEKGSLLVRWGNDANNNCKSHYNLVGQPSAGNMYKTTATCE